The nucleotide window aaaaaaaatttctccaaCAATATTACTTAAAATTTAGCTATATTTGAACATATCTTTATGGGTCCTATCTTTATTTCTAATTGGTTAATGAAATTATTGTAACCAGAAGAAGAAGTTATTGCATTTTcaacataaaagaaaataattgaTGTAATATTGGCTATTGTTGTTACTATTCTCTCTTTTCAATATATGAAAAGGTGATGGGAATTGGGGCAATCATTAGAGATGAGAACGGTGTGTGCGTAGCTGCCATTGCTTGTCCCTTTTCCCATGTTCGATCTGCTATTCAGATGGAATTTGAAGCTATGAGAGCAGGACTCCTACTTCTCATTCACTAAGATATGGATAACGTGGACATTGAAACGGACTGTACCATGGTGATTGATGCACTTGATAAAGACACAGAAGATTTATATGAGGTAGGATGTATTGTAGAGGATTGTAAAGCTTATTTGCGTTCAATTCCTTCTTCATCACTCTGCTCTATttatcgtgaagcaaatggtgtggcACATAGATTGGCCCATCTTGCTAGTGTTGATTACTTAGATGATTATTGGTTAAATGAGACACCTGTGATTAtccaggatgttctctatgaggatgcTTGTACTAGTACTCGAGGTTTGTCCCCCCTCGCTGTACAATTTTCCatctattattaataataattccAGGCGtgaggctgggttccaaaccccgtttcaaaaaaaaaaaaaaggtgatggAAACCTGAAATTTGGGGATTCCCCAAAATAGGGAATGAGACAGGGAACTGTTGGAGTTGATATTTTCGAAAaccccttttattttttttggaattagGGGATATGTTGAAGATGctctaatgttttttttttttttttgaagcaagGGGTGGTGTCAATCCATTAATGAAGGTAGAGAGAGGCGTACAATACACAGTAATCCACCCGCACTGGGCTTGTCAAAATCGAGTAACGGTCTAGAAACCTAGAGATAGAACTAGAAACCCCAAGTAAAGACACCTTAGAGTTCGAACCAGGTAACCAGGTAACTTGACACTACCAGAGTTCGAACCAACCAAATCAAATTCAAACCATGATTTATTCTCGACTCTGAGGGGGATTCCCTGGGATGACTACGAAGCTTAAAAGcctaaagtaaaaaataaagaaaaagaccCAGTAGTAAAATATAAACTGTAGACCCAGAAGATGTGCTcatgttatttcttttctcttaaaTAATCAAATAGTTTCTTTTTTGTAGCTTTTGTTTCATTCTTCACCCGTTTGATTCAAAATTTTGTGTTGCCAATAACACTCTTTCGAACATTTGAACAAACTTCTTGCATTGacctttttttccttaatcagaAAATATAGATtcattgaaaattgataaagtaatctggggttgacatccaaaatcaattagcAATGAATGGAGTGCCCTAAAcacttataaacccataggcaaggtcccatttttcccatgtgggatgtatatattctcaacacgctccCGCACGTGTGGCAAATTTTTAagtcatacacgtggacaacttgggtgacgtggagcccgtgcgGCCGTTAGATATGCATAAcccactctgataccatgataaagtaatcttggggttcacatccaaaaccaattggtaatGAATGGGGTGGCCCAAAcacttataaacccataggcaatgtcctatttttcctatgtgggatgtatatattctcaacaaaaatgaGGTCAATGCCTTcttcttgtgtttttttttggtatgcCCCAACAAAGCGAAGATTTTATTaggtaaaataaagaaaaataaaagtaatgGAAAAGCTCCAGAGATGAAAATCAAACCCTCAAACAAAACAGATTGTCGGAAATCAAATAAAATCCAAAGCATAATCAAAGGAAATCAAAAGAAATTTCCAACGAAGCTCTAGAATAATGAAAGATTACGGTATGTATGCTATTGTTGGAAGGATAGTGATCGACCTTGCAAGCTCATTGGGTTGAGAATTTTCTATTTCATTTAATTTCTTCTTTGGTTATTTAGAGTTAAACTCCTTAAACTTATCACTGTTAAATGCTTCATCGCCCATGTTCATATAAGCACAGACAAACTATACCTCACGTTTTCTCTGTAATTTTTTGAGATGAGTCTTTTGGAGAGTCTGAAGAAAATTCTCATATTCCAAAATGTTACTTCACTTTCATCAAACCAAGAACTAGGTGAATTGATATCAGATTGAGCACATAGATGATATCAAGGCCTATAACCTACCTCAGTGGGAGCGACAAAAAATCCATTATGGACACATAATCACCTACCACCATGTCTAGTTTTAGTTGAGCAATTTCACTTATTATGGTATATGTGTAATTTGCATTAGCTTTAAAGTCTAAATTCAAATACCTTATGTCTATTGTCCAAATTCAAATACCTTATGTGGTGACATATATCCCCAATTCTTCTTCCATGCCAATAATGCGAGGCACGCGCCTTTTTGCAGAGACTGACTGAATGTCTGAGGCTTTGCCATAGCACAGGATTTCCCTTAATGAGTAAACCTGTCCTAACGCGGTCTTGTAGACCACATTTTTCATTTCCCTTATTCCAACGGCTCAGATCTCTCTAGGAAGTAACATCGTACCTTCCATTTTCCCACGTGGATAAATCAAATTGTCCCACTTATAAAATGCACCCAACTCACTCGACCTCACCAGAAAAACATATATCCTTTGCTTTCATCCAAAACAATcttcaagctctctctctctctctctctctctctcttactctctATCACCATGGACAACATTGGTGATGAATACAAGCATTACTGGGAAACCAACATGTTCCTCCAAACCGAAGAGCTCGACAGGTATCCCACAAAgcttagaaaaagaaaagagcatCATTTTTCAGTTTGTTTTACTTGCAAGTGCAAGGGTTTAGTTTTCTGACCACCAATTTTTCTGGTCGTGGCAGTTGGGGATTGGATGAAGCGTTTTCTGGGTACTACGATTCGAGCTCGCCGGACGGAGCAGCGTCGTCCATGGCCTCCAAGAACATTGTTTCAGAGAGGAACAGGAGGAAGAAGCTCAATGAGAGGCTCTTTGCTCTTAGAGCAGTGGTCCCCAACATTAGCAAGGTGAtctaattaattaagtaaacCATATCCTTAGTTAAATTATTGCTGGTGATCACTTTGTATATACTAACAAAAGGGTGGTTAGTGCTAACAAATCTGCGCCACTGGTCCGTTCTACTATTTTAAGAAAAAGATGGAGCGTTTGATAATTTTGGgcgtttgtttctttgtttttttttttttcttctaaaaaattGATTTCGTTTGTTGGGTTTGGACAGATGGATAAGGCTTCTATAATCAAAGACGCCATTGACTACATCCGAGAGCTTCATGATCAAGAAAAAAGAATTCAAGCGGAGATCATGGATTTGGAATCTGGAAAATCAAAGAAGGGTGTTATTGGTAGTTCGGATTTCGAACAAGAGCTTCCGGTCTTGTTgagatcgaagaagaagaaaaccgaGCAGCTTTATGATTCTGGAGGATCAAGAACTTCCTCCATCGAAGTCCTTGAAGTAAGTCAATCAACCCATCTCTGTCttcattaattgatttttttattgaCAGTTTAACCAACACAATATACATATAATAAAACAATGTAACTATCGATCATTTATCAATAATGAATATGGGGTCGGTGTTTGCGGTTTACAGCTTAGGGTTACATACATGGGGGAAAAGACAGTGGTGGTGAGCTTGACATGTAGTAAGAGAACAGACACAATGGTGAAACTGTGCGAGGTCTTTGAGTCCCTGAAGCTCAAAATCATTACAGCCAATATCACTGCTTTGTCTGGGAGGGTATTGAAAACAGTCTTCATTGAGGTAAGTTACGCCTTTATACTCTTTTTCGTCACCAATTGGAGCGTATTCTTAGTCCTTAAATAAAGTGTTGGGTTTTTGGGTGGCACCTGAAAATGTGGAGAAGGACCAAATCCACATATATAGGCACCAGGCCAGACTTGCATTTTTGAAACATGTGATTGGTACGGTTCAACAAGAGGTGCCCCATGGTCTTTGTTATTGTATGTGATAGTGATGTGAGGTGAGTTAAAAGTAATTACTAGGGGTTTGAGTTTTGGTACAAGCTACCACTCCTGGGTTCTGATCTGATAGGCTTTAATTTCAAATCGATAGCTAGTTAATAATGATTATATGCGTCCATATTGGAAGATTTATTTTACAATATATTAATCAAGCAAAAACCATAGCTAAATGTTTGCATCATCATAATTCGATTATATTTGTCGGTATGTTTTTAGATGATTTGTCTATTATTATAATATTTGTGTGGTTGTGAGAGAGAGGTTAACCACACTTTTTCCTCATTGTATGGTGATTCTTGATAGAGAAGACGTCATCGTAACACGTAAGTAAATTCAAACAACGACAGATAAACAATTAATAAAGAAATCGATTTCAATACATAAAGAACAGAACAGGCTTTATTTAGTTAAATAGGAGGGTGCATTAGTGCCTGTTTAATTTGCACGCTAGGCGCACCAAGACTAGATGAGCATGATTAAGCACAATGGTTATATGTAATTTGATTAAAACAATAATAGAGGAGATCGAATTAAGATAGAATTTAGGGTCCACGAGCACAAGATAGAGAGCACCTTTAAAAAAGTGAATGTTATCATCTCCATTATGTGATACAACTATTAGGGCAACCATGATTGGTGCAATCCAGAGTGTCCAGAATAAAACCAATCTACGAACAAAAGTGAGAGATGAAAAACGACCCCATTTGGATTTCCACTTTAACATGTCTTTCCTTTTCCCTCCAAATAAAATGGGGTATTTGCTGCTGCCTCTCAGCCTTtcaatcaagggagaaatatcactttggtcatcgaactatagctcgttcgacactttggtcatccaacttttaaaaacttcattttggtcatcgaactatatcaccgtatatcactttggtcattccgtcaattttctccgttttctctgttaattctaggggtattttggagatgaaatgttttacccaccatttttataacttaatccaattttcccctcctaaacataaaacttaatccaattttgccaacttttccctccttttattcatgcattcatcatcagtaatcaaagcatacaacagagaaaaataatcaagtcagagaatgattcaaagggagggaatataagaggaagaaaaatattgatttaataaatcaaggaattataaaaggagggaaaagttggcaaaattggatggagttttatgtttaggtggaaaaagttggattaagttaaaaaaatggcGAGTAAAACTTtaaatctccaaaatacccttggagttaacagaaaaaacaaacggaatgaccaaagtgatatgcaatgatatagttcgatgaccaaaatgaagtttttaaaagttggatgaccaaagtgtcgagcgagccatagttcgatgaccaaagtgatatttctgcctTCAATCAAATTCACTttgcttcttctccttcttatgCTCCTCCTACATTATTCTTGATCAATTTAGTCCACCCAAAAACATAAGTTTGTTTTCtaaacttcatatatatatcatgATAATAACCGAATTTTATATACATAGAAGACACATACAATACTCTTGAAAAATGTTTCTCGAGCTAAGTTTCTAATGTCATAGATATTTATTTTTCATGATATTGATGTTGAAACAACCgtagaattgtgattggatgTCACCAAACACTACACTAAATTGGACTA belongs to Rosa chinensis cultivar Old Blush chromosome 4, RchiOBHm-V2, whole genome shotgun sequence and includes:
- the LOC112198126 gene encoding transcription factor bHLH35, which encodes MDNIGDEYKHYWETNMFLQTEELDSWGLDEAFSGYYDSSSPDGAASSMASKNIVSERNRRKKLNERLFALRAVVPNISKMDKASIIKDAIDYIRELHDQEKRIQAEIMDLESGKSKKGVIGSSDFEQELPVLLRSKKKKTEQLYDSGGSRTSSIEVLELRVTYMGEKTVVVSLTCSKRTDTMVKLCEVFESLKLKIITANITALSGRVLKTVFIEADEEEKDHLKVKIETAIAALNDPQSPMSI